One window from the genome of Litoribacterium kuwaitense encodes:
- a CDS encoding transposase yields MIGSEQIAQVKQELKDYCKREEEAGIPEIIQVLQSFNNWQTEILNRFVFVIV; encoded by the coding sequence ATGATTGGTTCAGAGCAAATCGCTCAAGTGAAGCAGGAACTAAAAGACTACTGTAAACGCGAGGAAGAAGCAGGCATTCCAGAAATAATACAAGTCTTGCAATCGTTCAACAATTGGCAAACAGAAATTCTTAATCGCTTTGTCTTTGTTATTGTTTAA
- a CDS encoding sensor histidine kinase: MLNKLSFKIGLLFFLFIVIIEFILFLILYINLADDRVEEVMNSLLARGNTHRDVLEDHFDQSTLDHVGIMESVSEFVVVITDEKGEMLISSDPVEDEMIDVIHNTNNREIDSDGKIVEDRWSEVNYIATNSPMTINGEHKGHVFMFVHTEYVKRTVDQLKSQFVLAGVITIALTIVTIFILSRLIAQPLIKMKEATEQLSQGKHHVELHTERKDELGELANAITKLAKDLKELKMARNEFLASISHELRTPLTYIKGYAEIINRQDSTKDQIKEYAEIIREETEQLTILIKNLFALAKIDQNNFVIKRERIAICEIISNVAHLIQPVLSERKIVLNVNCPNDITAFVDPERLQQVFINVLDNAIHHSNEGSDILLNVIETEQDVVVTVTDHGEGIPSEDVPYIFDRLYRVEKSRSRQSGGSGLGLAITKEIIESHGGSIEMKSQQGKGTSVIIKLARGERHA; this comes from the coding sequence ATGTTAAATAAACTTTCTTTTAAAATAGGATTATTGTTTTTCTTGTTTATCGTCATTATCGAGTTTATTTTGTTTCTCATTTTATATATAAATTTAGCTGACGATCGTGTGGAAGAGGTGATGAATAGCTTATTAGCGCGTGGGAATACCCATCGGGACGTGCTAGAAGATCATTTTGATCAATCCACGCTAGATCATGTAGGTATCATGGAATCAGTCTCAGAATTTGTCGTCGTCATTACTGATGAAAAAGGAGAGATGTTGATATCTTCAGACCCTGTAGAAGACGAGATGATTGATGTCATTCATAACACGAATAACAGGGAAATAGATTCAGATGGGAAAATTGTTGAGGATCGCTGGAGTGAAGTGAATTATATTGCAACAAATAGTCCAATGACAATAAACGGTGAGCACAAAGGTCACGTCTTTATGTTTGTTCACACAGAGTATGTAAAACGAACTGTTGATCAACTGAAAAGTCAGTTTGTACTGGCGGGCGTCATAACGATTGCTTTAACCATCGTAACCATTTTTATTTTATCAAGGTTGATTGCACAGCCTCTCATAAAAATGAAAGAAGCAACGGAACAATTAAGCCAAGGAAAGCACCATGTTGAGTTGCACACAGAGCGGAAGGACGAATTAGGTGAATTAGCGAACGCCATTACGAAGCTAGCAAAGGACTTAAAAGAACTAAAGATGGCGAGAAATGAATTTTTAGCAAGTATATCCCATGAACTTCGGACGCCTTTAACTTATATTAAAGGGTATGCAGAGATCATTAATCGTCAAGATTCGACAAAAGATCAAATCAAAGAATATGCAGAGATCATTCGTGAAGAAACAGAGCAATTAACAATACTGATTAAGAATTTATTTGCCTTAGCAAAAATTGATCAAAATAACTTCGTCATTAAACGTGAGCGAATCGCGATATGTGAAATCATCAGCAATGTTGCACACCTTATTCAACCTGTATTATCAGAAAGAAAAATCGTTTTAAATGTCAACTGTCCAAATGACATTACAGCGTTTGTAGATCCAGAACGACTCCAGCAAGTGTTTATCAATGTATTAGATAATGCTATTCATCATTCTAATGAAGGATCTGACATTTTACTGAATGTCATTGAGACAGAACAGGATGTTGTAGTGACGGTTACAGACCACGGAGAGGGCATTCCAAGCGAGGATGTACCTTATATATTTGACCGCTTATACCGTGTGGAAAAATCGCGCTCACGCCAAAGTGGTGGATCAGGTCTAGGTTTAGCCATTACGAAAGAAATTATTGAATCTCATGGTGGTAGCATTGAGATGAAAAGTCAGCAAGGGAAAGGGACAAGCGTCATTATTAAGTTAGCAAGAGGTGAACGCCATGCATAA
- a CDS encoding LamG domain-containing protein translates to MKSKYDVFLIVSIMIVTSFFSLPHFSVKADSQSYDQMILADTPVAYWPLSPSETSDQTSNGLDGTFTGSPSQTLLPNGDAAVVFNGIDQYFTIPDNDDLEVTQTGILTVEAWMRPDVLQFPNSERAGYVHWMGKGETNQHSWAARMYDETNDENRPNRISGYSFNLSGGLGAGSYFQDPLIAGEWIHYTLVINTVNTSSDYTTGYTKLYKNGVLRDQDRLSDYNIVPGNSTAPMRIGTRDFASFFQGAIGKVALYDYELTPKQISDHYQKMVPPPSLNDKIKSENNER, encoded by the coding sequence ATGAAAAGCAAGTATGATGTGTTTCTCATTGTCTCCATTATGATCGTCACTTCGTTTTTTTCCTTACCTCATTTCTCTGTAAAGGCAGACTCTCAGTCGTATGATCAAATGATTCTTGCTGATACCCCCGTCGCATACTGGCCTCTGTCGCCGAGCGAAACGTCTGATCAAACGAGCAATGGCTTAGATGGCACATTTACTGGAAGCCCTTCGCAAACGCTGCTTCCAAACGGTGACGCTGCAGTCGTTTTTAATGGCATTGATCAGTATTTTACCATTCCCGACAACGACGATTTGGAAGTCACGCAGACTGGAATTCTCACTGTAGAAGCTTGGATGCGGCCGGATGTCCTACAATTTCCTAACTCTGAAAGAGCCGGCTATGTCCATTGGATGGGAAAAGGTGAGACGAATCAGCATTCGTGGGCAGCAAGAATGTACGATGAAACGAACGATGAGAATCGTCCCAACCGCATTAGCGGCTATTCCTTTAACCTTAGTGGTGGCTTAGGGGCAGGATCGTATTTTCAAGACCCTTTAATCGCTGGAGAATGGATCCACTACACACTCGTTATTAACACGGTAAACACAAGCTCTGATTATACAACTGGATATACAAAACTCTATAAAAACGGTGTATTGCGCGATCAAGACAGATTGTCTGATTACAATATCGTGCCTGGTAACAGCACAGCGCCAATGCGGATTGGCACTCGAGATTTTGCCTCGTTTTTTCAAGGCGCGATCGGAAAAGTCGCCCTTTATGACTACGAATTAACGCCCAAGCAGATTTCCGACCATTATCAAAAAATGGTCCCACCACCAAGTCTAAATGATAAGATTAAGAGTGAAAACAATGAACGATGA
- a CDS encoding stalk domain-containing protein, translated as MKTCLKNKWVVFSLVSLLFLSFSEQAFGSNTLREIKVFLNSGINVMLHGDRFIAKDASSGTELLPITYNGNTYLPLRAVAEATDLEVTWDQRTQTIYLGDTEQSVQPQNDRIVQLTTEYGRPADKYRLASTTPHLLNRGPGKTFKYGYANDRDFQMNLQVYVTNNFEFETLKATIWVDDTKNDAGNYTTSKPRIEVYNERNEVIHAVPNVAHKNFYEIEVNIADVKEVRILVDGTYSVIGDPVLIK; from the coding sequence ATGAAAACATGTTTAAAAAATAAATGGGTAGTTTTTAGTTTAGTGTCTTTACTTTTTTTAAGCTTTTCTGAACAGGCATTCGGCTCAAATACATTGCGCGAAATAAAAGTATTTTTAAATTCTGGTATTAATGTGATGTTGCATGGTGATCGATTTATCGCGAAAGATGCAAGCAGTGGAACAGAACTGCTTCCAATAACCTATAATGGAAATACGTATTTGCCACTTCGAGCTGTAGCCGAGGCAACAGACTTGGAAGTGACATGGGATCAGCGTACACAAACGATTTATTTGGGAGATACTGAACAGAGCGTTCAGCCACAGAATGATCGAATTGTACAATTGACGACGGAATATGGTCGACCAGCAGATAAATATCGGCTGGCAAGCACGACACCACATTTGTTAAATCGCGGACCCGGTAAAACCTTTAAGTATGGGTACGCCAATGATCGTGATTTTCAAATGAACTTACAAGTGTATGTAACAAATAATTTTGAATTCGAGACATTAAAAGCAACGATTTGGGTAGATGATACTAAAAATGATGCGGGTAATTATACTACTTCAAAGCCAAGAATTGAAGTCTATAATGAAAGGAATGAGGTCATTCACGCTGTTCCGAATGTCGCTCATAAAAATTTTTATGAAATCGAAGTGAATATTGCTGATGTCAAAGAGGTACGAATTTTAGTGGACGGTACGTATAGTGTGATTGGTGACCCTGTGTTGATCAAATAG
- a CDS encoding multicopper oxidase family protein, whose product MKKLFMSISLAAILLLSACGTSFGHMNMMNSPEERSEWSMMRDQMMGERMMRQHESMMREPMMNESMMMGQMGHGHDGVRLQDSTGQNALNIPPILESDQKSGNDVYYTIEAQKGQTEIFEGYQTDTLGYNSSFLGPVLKLQKGQTVHMTLKNRLDEETTFHWHGLIIEGDADGGPHSVIQPGEEKEITFKVQQERATLWFHPHPKGKTAKQVFEGLAGLMYIEDDAEDPYVYGENDFPLIIQDRTFNDQKQLDYEAVKNFDGTTGETLLINGTLNPYLTVNQEKVRLRLLNGSNMRNYTFKLSNNQAFQQVASDGGLLNEPVELTELQLTPSERAEIVVDFSKMKEDEEVELIMDDGTVLLPFEVTDVKSNIQKKTPKPKKPITISEEDMQKPVTKTFELFGMGQHVTINGKKFDMDRIDFTQKKGETEVWEIYNKPDMMGGMIHPFHIHGTQFKVISINGEAPPENLQGYKDTITLDPGDRAKIAVKFAEEGIYMYHCHILEHEDNGMMGQIKVE is encoded by the coding sequence ATGAAGAAATTGTTTATGTCAATAAGTTTGGCTGCTATTTTACTGTTGAGCGCATGTGGCACTAGTTTTGGTCATATGAATATGATGAATTCTCCGGAGGAGCGTTCAGAATGGTCTATGATGAGAGATCAGATGATGGGTGAGAGAATGATGAGGCAGCATGAGTCAATGATGCGCGAACCCATGATGAATGAGTCTATGATGATGGGACAAATGGGGCACGGTCATGACGGAGTAAGATTACAAGATTCCACAGGGCAGAATGCTTTGAACATCCCGCCTATTTTAGAAAGTGATCAAAAAAGCGGGAATGACGTTTACTATACGATTGAGGCGCAAAAAGGGCAGACAGAAATCTTTGAAGGTTACCAAACGGATACGTTAGGTTATAACTCATCGTTTTTAGGCCCGGTGTTAAAATTACAAAAAGGGCAAACGGTGCATATGACATTAAAAAATCGTTTAGACGAAGAAACAACGTTCCATTGGCATGGACTTATTATTGAAGGCGATGCGGACGGTGGGCCTCATAGTGTGATTCAACCTGGTGAAGAAAAGGAAATTACTTTTAAAGTACAGCAAGAGAGAGCGACGTTATGGTTTCACCCGCACCCGAAAGGAAAAACGGCCAAGCAAGTATTTGAAGGGCTTGCTGGATTAATGTATATCGAGGATGATGCAGAAGATCCTTACGTCTATGGTGAAAATGACTTCCCTTTAATCATTCAAGATCGAACCTTTAATGACCAGAAACAATTGGATTATGAAGCTGTAAAAAATTTCGATGGTACAACAGGGGAAACCTTACTGATCAATGGCACATTAAACCCTTATTTAACCGTGAATCAAGAAAAAGTCCGCTTGCGCTTACTCAACGGTTCAAATATGAGAAACTATACGTTTAAACTAAGCAATAACCAAGCGTTTCAACAAGTTGCTTCAGATGGAGGCTTACTAAATGAGCCGGTAGAATTGACTGAGCTGCAATTAACACCGTCAGAGCGGGCTGAGATTGTGGTTGACTTCTCAAAAATGAAAGAAGATGAAGAAGTGGAATTAATCATGGATGATGGAACCGTCCTGTTACCATTTGAAGTTACCGATGTTAAAAGCAACATACAAAAAAAGACACCAAAGCCGAAAAAACCGATCACCATTAGTGAAGAAGACATGCAAAAACCAGTGACTAAAACATTTGAGTTGTTTGGTATGGGACAGCATGTGACGATTAATGGTAAGAAATTTGATATGGATCGGATTGATTTCACACAGAAAAAAGGTGAAACAGAGGTGTGGGAAATATACAATAAGCCCGATATGATGGGAGGGATGATTCATCCATTCCATATTCACGGCACACAGTTCAAAGTGATCTCTATCAATGGTGAAGCACCTCCTGAAAACTTACAAGGCTATAAAGACACGATTACTTTAGATCCAGGAGATCGAGCAAAAATTGCTGTGAAATTTGCAGAAGAAGGTATTTATATGTATCACTGTCACATTTTAGAACACGAAGATAATGGGATGATGGGCCAAATTAAAGTCGAGTAA
- the tyrS gene encoding tyrosine--tRNA ligase, with product MNTFLKDLQDRGLIHQSTDLEELSKTLDEGPISLYCGFDATADSLHIGHLLPMLMLRRFQEAGHRPVALVGGGTGLIGDPSGRSEERTLNPASTVQGWTDKLKQQISKVVKFDDGAQPAKLVNNYDWLGGLEVITFLRDVGKHFSINYMLAKDSVSTRLEKGLSFTEFTYMMLQSYDYLNLYDQEKCRLQIGGSDQWGNITAGIELIRRSIGKTDVHGFTMPLITKSDGTKFGKTAGGAVWLDGTKTSPYEFYQFWLNTDDRDAIKFLKCFTFLSLETIASIQEEFDNAPEERKAQKVLAEEMTKLVHGEEALQQAIHISNALFGGGDLKTLSSEEIRQGFKDVPSSQWAKEEMSLVDMLVEAGISPSKRQAREDIQNGAIYINGERRTEVQTVLGEADKLDGTYVIVRRGKKKYHLIEWV from the coding sequence ATGAATACATTTCTGAAAGATTTACAAGATCGCGGATTGATCCATCAGTCAACGGATCTCGAGGAGCTGTCAAAGACACTCGATGAAGGCCCGATTTCTTTATATTGTGGGTTTGATGCGACGGCGGATAGTCTCCATATCGGACATTTACTTCCGATGCTGATGCTTCGTCGTTTCCAGGAAGCCGGTCATCGTCCCGTTGCTCTCGTCGGCGGCGGTACGGGGTTAATTGGCGATCCGAGTGGTCGGTCGGAAGAGAGAACGTTAAACCCTGCTTCAACAGTACAAGGATGGACAGATAAGCTTAAGCAGCAAATTAGTAAAGTTGTGAAGTTTGATGACGGAGCCCAGCCTGCCAAGCTCGTTAATAACTATGATTGGCTTGGCGGATTAGAAGTGATCACATTTCTCCGAGACGTAGGAAAGCATTTTTCAATAAACTATATGCTCGCTAAAGATTCCGTTAGCACGCGTCTTGAAAAAGGCTTATCCTTTACCGAATTCACATATATGATGCTACAGTCTTACGATTACTTAAATTTGTACGATCAAGAAAAATGTCGCCTTCAGATCGGTGGTAGTGACCAGTGGGGCAACATTACTGCCGGCATTGAGCTCATCCGCCGCTCGATCGGAAAAACAGACGTTCACGGATTTACGATGCCGTTGATTACAAAAAGTGATGGTACAAAATTTGGAAAAACAGCCGGAGGAGCGGTTTGGTTAGACGGCACTAAAACAAGTCCATATGAATTTTATCAGTTTTGGTTAAATACCGATGATCGCGATGCGATTAAGTTCCTAAAGTGCTTTACCTTTTTATCGCTTGAGACGATCGCTTCGATCCAAGAGGAGTTTGACAATGCACCTGAAGAGAGAAAGGCGCAAAAAGTGCTCGCTGAAGAGATGACAAAGCTTGTGCATGGGGAAGAAGCACTTCAGCAAGCAATTCATATTTCTAATGCCCTATTTGGAGGCGGCGACTTAAAAACGCTCTCAAGTGAAGAAATTCGTCAAGGCTTTAAAGACGTACCTTCAAGTCAATGGGCTAAAGAGGAGATGTCGCTCGTCGATATGCTCGTTGAAGCAGGCATTTCTCCGTCAAAGCGTCAAGCGCGTGAAGACATCCAAAACGGCGCGATCTATATTAATGGAGAACGGCGCACCGAAGTGCAGACGGTACTTGGAGAAGCAGATAAGCTCGATGGCACATATGTCATTGTCCGTCGTGGTAAAAAGAAATACCACCTTATAGAGTGGGTGTAA
- a CDS encoding helix-turn-helix domain-containing protein, whose amino-acid sequence MSANHDDHSFKQVRSNMEKRYFVGRDKEIGIFESYLKDISCPKKILNIHATGGMGKSYLLDQYKRISTNYNSRFILINSRDFAHSPQQMMRQIYELLGGNEQEKLDHKACIMHINLLAKDTAVILAFDTYEEMQDLDYWLQNNFISHLDHRVLIIISGRYPLQEHWFISPGWRNLIEDLPLRELTLAQTKEYLNKYNIKDMAQITAIYNLSQGHPLTLSLSASMVNNNHPIRKDLFQETNLFYSLTEQWLKEVKSAALRTTMESIALMRRFDQDILADVLKNKISNDLFKHITSYSFIRLGKRGWMMHDLMRDAISLNLRKRSPKRYNEINQAIAAYYFNQIEGNELHKDQSWLLSEFFYHLEDDMIRAIFYDTAPRHHYDLEYVHGSNADEAKQYLQNLKFTSLYENATFNTQYTEENQPIQLIASKEYKRVESELLTQPDFLHSEHNHFILLKQHGTILGLALVIPIHKNSVDYLTHQPVTRAYFQNLTHEQKTKFYVPMHEPCGWYIRMMDVIDPEDAVARSVILQELLQILFKGKMIIASNPLPFYQQLLKRLGFIEVEGAAHHDYGVNLPAPTQILDIKSMGLENYLKHLASNAGIALNREAHVQFTDLTARENEIAHLILEGATNKTIAEKLFVSEVTVKKHLTNIFSKKQIKNRSQLVKLLMDEIIKNMYR is encoded by the coding sequence ATGAGTGCAAATCATGACGACCATTCATTTAAACAAGTTCGATCAAATATGGAGAAAAGATATTTTGTTGGTAGAGATAAAGAAATTGGAATTTTCGAATCATATCTTAAAGATATTTCCTGCCCTAAGAAAATATTAAATATTCACGCTACAGGTGGCATGGGAAAAAGTTATCTATTAGATCAATACAAAAGAATTTCCACAAATTACAATTCTCGCTTTATTCTCATTAACAGCCGGGACTTTGCTCACTCTCCTCAACAAATGATGCGCCAAATTTATGAATTGTTAGGAGGAAATGAGCAGGAAAAATTAGATCACAAAGCTTGTATCATGCATATTAATCTACTTGCCAAAGATACAGCAGTTATCTTAGCCTTCGACACTTATGAAGAAATGCAAGATCTAGATTACTGGCTACAAAACAATTTCATTAGCCATCTTGATCACCGAGTACTCATTATCATCTCTGGCCGTTATCCATTACAAGAGCATTGGTTTATTTCTCCAGGATGGAGGAATTTAATAGAGGATCTACCATTACGGGAATTAACGCTTGCACAGACGAAAGAATATTTAAACAAATATAATATCAAGGACATGGCACAAATCACTGCCATATATAACTTGTCTCAAGGTCACCCCCTAACACTGTCATTATCGGCGTCTATGGTCAATAATAACCACCCTATTAGAAAAGACTTATTTCAAGAAACGAACCTTTTTTATTCTCTCACCGAACAATGGTTAAAAGAAGTCAAAAGTGCCGCATTACGCACTACCATGGAGAGCATCGCTCTTATGAGGAGGTTTGATCAAGACATTTTAGCTGACGTACTCAAAAATAAAATTTCAAATGACTTATTTAAACATATCACGAGTTATTCATTTATCCGTTTAGGCAAAAGAGGTTGGATGATGCATGATCTAATGAGAGATGCCATCTCGTTAAATCTTCGCAAGCGATCACCAAAGCGCTACAATGAAATTAATCAAGCGATTGCTGCTTATTATTTCAATCAAATTGAAGGAAATGAGCTTCATAAAGATCAATCTTGGCTCCTTTCAGAATTTTTTTATCACCTTGAAGACGATATGATTAGAGCGATTTTTTATGACACTGCTCCTCGTCACCATTATGATTTAGAATACGTTCACGGATCTAATGCAGATGAAGCAAAGCAATATTTACAAAACCTTAAATTCACCTCACTGTATGAAAATGCAACTTTTAATACTCAATATACGGAGGAAAATCAACCCATCCAATTAATTGCTTCAAAAGAATACAAACGAGTTGAGTCCGAGCTTCTGACACAGCCAGACTTTCTTCATTCCGAGCATAATCATTTTATTTTATTAAAACAACACGGTACCATACTTGGGCTTGCCTTAGTCATACCGATCCATAAAAATAGCGTCGATTATTTAACTCACCAGCCCGTGACAAGAGCTTACTTTCAAAACCTTACTCACGAGCAAAAAACGAAATTTTACGTTCCCATGCATGAACCTTGTGGTTGGTATATTAGAATGATGGACGTGATTGATCCAGAAGATGCCGTCGCACGCTCAGTTATTCTACAAGAATTGTTGCAAATTTTATTTAAAGGAAAAATGATCATCGCTTCCAATCCATTACCTTTCTATCAACAATTATTAAAACGCTTAGGGTTTATTGAGGTTGAAGGTGCTGCGCATCATGACTATGGAGTGAATCTCCCTGCCCCAACACAAATATTAGATATTAAATCAATGGGACTGGAAAATTATTTGAAACACCTTGCTTCAAATGCAGGCATTGCATTAAACCGAGAAGCACATGTACAATTTACTGACTTAACAGCACGTGAAAATGAGATAGCACACCTGATTCTCGAAGGGGCAACGAATAAAACGATTGCTGAAAAACTTTTCGTCAGTGAAGTGACTGTCAAAAAGCATCTCACCAATATATTTAGTAAAAAGCAAATTAAAAACCGGTCACAATTAGTTAAATTACTCATGGATGAAATTATAAAAAACATGTATCGTTAA